A single genomic interval of Fibrobacter sp. UWB13 harbors:
- a CDS encoding NADH-quinone oxidoreductase subunit B: protein MGNEAEKPNIITSSLDFLVNWGRSNSLWPFPYGTACCAIEFMSTEVGRYDLSRIGSEYVRFTPRQSDVLLVAGTITYKQAPILKRIYEQMAEPRWVIAMGACASSGGFYDCYCTVPGIDHIIPVDVYIGGCPPRPEAFFDAMFDLQKKVKDESFMKQRAESIKEQLEMIKAKTAEAKREAAACAREKVVDIKDFMKEKQENLVKKAQFWKE, encoded by the coding sequence ATGGGTAATGAGGCAGAAAAGCCGAATATCATTACGTCCTCGCTTGACTTTTTGGTCAATTGGGGGCGCTCCAATTCCTTGTGGCCGTTCCCTTACGGTACGGCTTGTTGTGCAATCGAATTCATGAGTACGGAAGTGGGTCGTTACGACCTTTCACGTATCGGTTCTGAATACGTGCGTTTTACGCCGCGTCAGTCCGATGTGCTGCTTGTTGCAGGTACGATTACTTATAAGCAGGCTCCGATCTTAAAGCGCATCTACGAACAGATGGCTGAACCTCGTTGGGTCATTGCCATGGGTGCATGCGCAAGCTCTGGCGGTTTCTATGACTGCTACTGCACGGTGCCCGGTATCGACCACATTATCCCGGTGGATGTGTATATCGGTGGTTGCCCTCCGCGTCCGGAAGCCTTCTTCGATGCCATGTTTGACTTGCAGAAGAAGGTCAAAGACGAATCCTTCATGAAGCAGCGTGCCGAAAGCATCAAGGAACAGCTTGAAATGATCAAGGCAAAGACTGCCGAAGCAAAGCGTGAAGCAGCTGCCTGCGCCCGCGAAAAGGTCGTGGATATCAAGGACTTCATGAAAGAAAAACAAGAAAATCTTGTAAAGAAAGCCCAGTTCTGGAAGGAGTAG
- a CDS encoding TIGR02147 family protein gives MENYIDIYQFTHFRKYLEEYQAARVQSDPEFTRTGICNMLGLPKTRSYFADVLRGKKVSPRMTAKFIEVLGLNKKAAKYFETMVKLDQAKTETARSAAMEELLHLHPNPQHILDSNTYEYYNHWYHSAMFAILDAMDVTDDLNPVQKRIFPKIPLGKLKDSLALLEKLGLARKNESGFWKPTKESISSGPYNNAELIKQYQLQCFELSKQALITRPKMPTVMSTLTFSISNNAYKKLESELQEFKAKARRIISEDNEKANGVYQMNLHLFSNLDPEVKA, from the coding sequence GTGGAAAACTATATCGACATTTACCAATTTACGCACTTCCGCAAGTACTTGGAAGAATACCAGGCGGCTAGAGTCCAGTCCGACCCGGAATTCACCCGTACCGGAATCTGCAATATGCTCGGCCTCCCCAAGACACGTAGCTACTTTGCCGATGTTCTCAGAGGGAAAAAGGTCAGCCCCCGCATGACAGCCAAGTTTATCGAAGTCCTCGGCCTCAACAAGAAAGCCGCAAAGTACTTCGAAACGATGGTGAAGCTCGACCAGGCAAAAACCGAGACAGCTCGTAGCGCTGCCATGGAAGAACTCCTGCACCTGCACCCGAATCCGCAGCATATCCTCGATTCGAACACATACGAATACTATAACCATTGGTACCATAGCGCAATGTTTGCTATTCTTGATGCTATGGACGTTACAGATGACTTAAACCCCGTACAAAAGAGAATCTTCCCGAAAATTCCACTAGGGAAGCTCAAGGACTCGCTCGCCCTTCTCGAAAAGCTTGGACTCGCCCGCAAGAACGAATCCGGTTTTTGGAAGCCGACCAAGGAATCCATCTCCAGCGGTCCGTACAACAATGCGGAACTCATCAAGCAGTACCAGCTGCAATGTTTTGAACTTTCAAAGCAGGCGCTCATCACGCGCCCCAAGATGCCGACCGTCATGAGTACGCTCACGTTCAGCATCTCGAACAACGCCTACAAGAAGCTTGAATCCGAACTCCAGGAATTCAAGGCAAAGGCAAGACGCATCATCAGCGAAGATAACGAAAAGGCAAATGGCGTTTACCAGATGAACCTGCACTTGTTCTCTAACCTCGATCCGGAGGTTAAGGCATGA
- a CDS encoding carboxypeptidase-like regulatory domain-containing protein, with product MMNFKIINTAGIFALASIFSACSDENHAGVLTETESGTTIASIVIDGNGSPVVSARVSLLSANHVATRMAPIKTATTDKDGKYTIDSVSAGEYALQISNTENTQSAYQTITVEENKTDLQTINVPEAKLEENASLELDLSTYDLVKGDTLCITGTLSCTGVSESDIKSGTLTIDEIPPAEFTNIILIRGSGRDTTSKHVKWDFVPGEKLEVSSDFVTVNVPEEALKAAKKLNGNKTLESMIVPVTIPTKVKNPVLIDNNGDSLAVFKAENDADSSLYFTAIPSIDAGTYKFSVTSSESVYKTSEISRVFAESKSGLSVTEGDFMNTFITDTSSNSLGISFWIEEDGSKIAESDSLFLDSKENDVTYRLRTGEKPEQLCANFYRRVSKDTTYTDSFPELGNSYCHDVLDGERHHYALYIKANHVVIAIDGKTVEDTKMKNAFIIFPGFVTGNHKLKNLTVFSLKQSAIAQSDDSGWERLQAWLNAYYMMQK from the coding sequence ATGATGAATTTTAAGATTATAAATACAGCAGGGATTTTTGCCCTCGCATCGATTTTCTCCGCCTGCTCCGACGAAAACCACGCCGGCGTGCTCACGGAAACTGAATCCGGCACGACCATCGCAAGTATCGTCATCGACGGAAATGGCTCCCCTGTCGTAAGCGCAAGAGTTAGCCTCCTCTCGGCAAACCACGTCGCCACGCGCATGGCCCCCATCAAGACCGCCACGACGGACAAAGATGGCAAATACACCATCGACAGCGTCTCTGCTGGCGAATACGCCTTGCAGATTAGCAACACAGAGAACACGCAGTCCGCCTACCAGACGATCACAGTCGAAGAAAACAAGACCGACTTGCAGACCATAAACGTCCCCGAAGCAAAGCTCGAAGAGAACGCAAGCCTTGAACTCGACCTCAGCACGTATGACCTCGTCAAAGGTGACACGCTCTGCATCACGGGTACACTCAGCTGCACAGGCGTGAGCGAAAGCGACATCAAGTCTGGAACCCTTACCATCGACGAAATTCCGCCCGCTGAATTCACGAACATCATTCTCATCAGAGGCTCCGGTCGCGACACAACGTCAAAGCACGTCAAGTGGGACTTTGTCCCTGGCGAAAAACTCGAAGTCTCTTCAGATTTCGTAACAGTCAACGTTCCTGAAGAAGCTTTGAAAGCCGCAAAGAAGTTGAACGGCAACAAGACGCTCGAATCCATGATTGTTCCGGTAACGATCCCCACGAAGGTAAAGAACCCGGTTCTCATTGACAACAACGGAGACTCGCTCGCAGTCTTTAAAGCCGAAAACGATGCGGACTCGTCGCTTTACTTCACGGCAATTCCAAGCATTGACGCAGGCACATACAAATTCTCAGTCACATCAAGCGAATCCGTTTACAAGACTTCGGAAATTTCTAGAGTGTTTGCCGAATCCAAATCAGGTTTGTCCGTCACCGAAGGTGATTTCATGAATACATTCATCACGGACACGTCAAGCAACAGCCTCGGCATCAGTTTCTGGATCGAAGAAGACGGTAGCAAAATCGCAGAAAGCGATTCCTTGTTCCTCGATTCCAAGGAAAACGACGTCACGTACCGACTGAGAACAGGTGAAAAGCCGGAACAGCTCTGCGCCAACTTCTACAGAAGAGTCTCAAAAGACACGACGTATACGGATTCGTTTCCTGAACTCGGTAACTCTTACTGCCACGATGTCTTGGACGGGGAACGCCATCACTACGCCTTGTACATCAAGGCAAACCATGTCGTTATCGCCATTGACGGAAAGACCGTCGAAGACACCAAGATGAAAAACGCCTTCATCATATTCCCGGGCTTCGTCACAGGAAACCACAAGCTCAAGAACCTGACCGTATTCTCGCTCAAGCAATCCGCAATCGCCCAAAGCGACGACAGCGGCTGGGAACGCCTGCAAGCCTGGCTCAACGCATACTACATGATGCAGAAGTAA
- a CDS encoding amidophosphoribosyltransferase, which translates to MGGFCGVISKEDCVCDLFYGTDYHSHLGTHRGGMAVLKSDGVFHRSIHNIQNTPFRSKFEHDLTHFSGKVGLGVISDTDPQPLVMTSKLGTFAIVTVGLITNIEDIKNELFRNNCMQLQFSTTSGMVGPTEVVSALIATQDSIIDGLKYVQDKVKGSCSVLIMDSAGRFYACRDKWGRTAIILGKKDGAMIALQESCALPNLGYEYVRDLGPGEVVELTPDGETTLVPPRKKMAICSFLWVYYGYPASSYEGRNVEMTRYRCGSALAKRTPTEADAACGIPDSGTSHALGYAHEAGIKFARPFVKYTPTWARSFMPQDQRQREHVASMKLIPIPGLIKDRRLVFCDDSIVRGTQLGKQAQKLYSMGCKETHMRIACPPLVYPCKFINFSRSKNEYDLITRRYIRDQEGENADLDKYTDPNGQPYKDMVEYIRKKLNLTSLAFQRIDDLIQAIGLPEEDLCTYCWTGKDYAETGDCYHCPCHCHDKEKDKE; encoded by the coding sequence ATGGGCGGCTTTTGTGGTGTTATTTCCAAAGAAGATTGCGTTTGCGATCTCTTTTACGGAACCGACTACCATTCTCACCTTGGCACTCACCGCGGCGGTATGGCTGTTTTGAAATCGGATGGTGTTTTCCATCGCTCGATTCACAACATCCAGAACACTCCGTTCCGCAGTAAGTTTGAACACGATTTAACCCATTTTTCCGGCAAGGTTGGCTTAGGCGTCATCTCTGACACGGACCCGCAGCCGCTCGTCATGACCTCCAAGCTGGGAACATTCGCGATTGTGACCGTTGGTCTCATCACGAACATCGAAGATATTAAGAACGAACTTTTCCGCAACAACTGCATGCAGCTCCAGTTCTCTACAACGAGTGGCATGGTCGGTCCGACCGAAGTTGTTTCAGCGCTTATCGCTACGCAGGATTCAATTATTGACGGTCTCAAGTACGTTCAAGACAAGGTGAAGGGAAGTTGCTCCGTGCTGATTATGGATAGCGCGGGGCGTTTTTATGCCTGCCGCGACAAGTGGGGCCGTACGGCAATCATCCTCGGTAAGAAGGATGGCGCCATGATCGCCTTGCAAGAAAGCTGTGCACTCCCGAATCTTGGTTACGAATACGTCCGTGATCTTGGTCCGGGTGAAGTGGTAGAGCTCACGCCGGATGGCGAAACAACGCTCGTTCCGCCACGCAAGAAGATGGCAATTTGTTCGTTCCTCTGGGTGTATTACGGTTACCCGGCATCGAGCTACGAAGGACGTAATGTTGAAATGACTCGCTATCGTTGCGGTTCTGCTCTTGCGAAGCGCACCCCGACCGAAGCCGATGCCGCTTGCGGTATTCCGGATTCCGGCACGTCTCACGCTTTGGGTTATGCTCATGAAGCAGGCATCAAGTTTGCCCGCCCGTTCGTGAAGTACACGCCGACTTGGGCTCGTTCCTTTATGCCGCAGGACCAGCGCCAGCGTGAACATGTCGCCTCGATGAAGCTCATCCCGATTCCGGGACTTATCAAGGACCGTCGCCTCGTTTTCTGCGATGACTCCATTGTTCGCGGAACGCAGCTCGGTAAGCAAGCCCAGAAACTTTATTCGATGGGTTGCAAGGAAACGCACATGCGTATCGCTTGCCCGCCGCTCGTTTATCCGTGCAAGTTCATCAACTTCTCCCGCTCCAAGAATGAATACGACCTCATCACGCGCCGTTACATTCGCGACCAGGAAGGTGAAAACGCCGATCTCGACAAGTACACCGATCCGAATGGCCAGCCGTACAAGGACATGGTCGAATACATCCGCAAAAAGCTGAACCTCACGTCGCTTGCGTTCCAGCGCATTGACGACTTGATCCAGGCTATCGGCCTCCCGGAAGAAGACCTTTGCACTTACTGCTGGACTGGCAAGGACTACGCCGAAACGGGTGACTGCTATCATTGCCCGTGCCATTGCCACGATAAGGAAAAGGATAAGGAATAA
- a CDS encoding MBL fold metallo-hydrolase translates to MEIKAVRMFDHGFMNQAFAFGGEEGKDKFDEQIIYRSSLQNFLIDTGSEVILVDTGFVNDFAAPEKKLGAPLYMGEKLKDYTKAFAELGYRPDQVTKILITHKHPDHSAAIQYFPNAKVFVSPEDADAMKLEGPNIVRSTYKDGPYHNFPKCEKIADGIYFIEAKGHTKGNSIIVAENEGLFYMMHGDVTYCDAALKANKLSIVFEDIAAARETLDRVREFIANNPTVYLSTHCPEGYENLEMKRVMKL, encoded by the coding sequence ATGGAAATTAAAGCCGTACGCATGTTTGACCATGGTTTCATGAACCAGGCGTTTGCCTTTGGCGGTGAAGAAGGCAAGGACAAGTTTGACGAGCAGATTATCTACCGCAGTAGTCTGCAAAACTTTCTCATCGACACCGGGAGCGAAGTCATCCTCGTCGATACGGGATTCGTCAATGACTTCGCAGCACCCGAAAAGAAGCTCGGCGCTCCGCTTTACATGGGCGAAAAGCTAAAGGACTACACCAAAGCCTTTGCGGAACTCGGCTACAGGCCCGACCAGGTCACTAAAATTCTCATCACGCACAAGCATCCGGACCATTCCGCAGCCATCCAGTATTTCCCGAATGCAAAGGTTTTTGTCTCGCCCGAAGATGCCGATGCCATGAAGCTCGAAGGTCCAAACATCGTGCGCAGCACTTACAAGGACGGACCTTACCACAACTTCCCGAAATGCGAAAAAATCGCAGACGGAATCTATTTCATTGAAGCGAAGGGACACACCAAAGGCAACAGCATCATCGTCGCCGAAAACGAAGGACTCTTCTACATGATGCATGGTGACGTGACCTACTGCGATGCCGCCCTTAAGGCAAACAAATTAAGCATTGTCTTTGAAGACATTGCTGCCGCCCGCGAAACGCTCGACCGTGTCCGCGAATTTATCGCCAACAACCCGACCGTCTACCTTTCAACGCATTGTCCCGAAGGCTACGAAAATCTCGAAATGAAGCGCGTGATGAAGCTGTAG
- a CDS encoding glycosyltransferase family 8 protein has protein sequence MENVHIPIILSSDNNQINAMAVVMTSAIETAVEGTYYDFYCFLSDNVTEENRNRLSQCADTPRKNCSVTLVDMSPYFKDNAIQYSGKVGMVHSVTTPALYRLKAPSVLPLLDKVLYLDTDTMVRTDLRELFEMPMDGIYMAGVPVVWAQIKKSDRNRWLKQSGIPGMDFYVNSGVLLMNLKAMRDDGIENKCLALVGKKEFAPLDPADQLILNYVCYGKIGFIPCRYNVTMSNIKHAKRMTALYSAKEVREAFDDPSVIHWTGAGKPWKYYDVLLAHEWWRRYMQSPFRDVPLNRGAKPGTLGNWWRLLKKVFK, from the coding sequence ATGGAAAACGTTCACATTCCGATTATCCTTTCGAGCGATAACAATCAGATCAATGCCATGGCTGTTGTTATGACGTCTGCTATTGAGACGGCGGTCGAGGGGACGTATTACGATTTTTACTGTTTTCTTTCGGATAACGTGACTGAAGAAAATCGTAACCGTTTATCGCAATGTGCGGATACCCCGCGAAAGAATTGTTCCGTGACGCTGGTGGACATGTCGCCTTATTTCAAGGATAATGCAATCCAGTACAGTGGAAAGGTCGGGATGGTGCATTCCGTGACGACGCCTGCGCTTTACCGCTTAAAAGCGCCGTCGGTGTTGCCGCTTTTGGATAAGGTTCTGTACCTCGATACTGATACAATGGTGCGCACGGATTTGCGAGAACTTTTTGAAATGCCGATGGACGGAATTTACATGGCGGGCGTGCCTGTCGTTTGGGCGCAAATTAAAAAGAGCGATCGAAATCGCTGGCTCAAGCAAAGTGGAATTCCTGGCATGGACTTTTACGTGAACAGCGGTGTGCTTTTAATGAACCTCAAGGCGATGCGCGATGACGGTATTGAAAACAAGTGCCTGGCGCTTGTGGGCAAAAAGGAATTTGCGCCGCTTGATCCTGCCGACCAGCTGATTTTGAATTACGTGTGCTATGGCAAAATCGGCTTTATCCCGTGCCGCTACAACGTGACGATGAGCAACATCAAACATGCCAAGCGAATGACTGCGCTGTATTCTGCCAAAGAAGTTCGCGAAGCGTTTGACGACCCGTCCGTGATACATTGGACGGGTGCTGGCAAGCCCTGGAAATACTACGATGTGCTCTTAGCGCATGAATGGTGGCGCCGCTATATGCAGTCCCCGTTCAGGGATGTTCCGCTGAATCGCGGGGCAAAACCGGGAACGCTTGGCAATTGGTGGCGCCTCCTGAAGAAAGTTTTTAAGTAA
- a CDS encoding glycosyltransferase family 32 protein, with protein sequence MIPKKLHLIWFSKNNAPLSPLSELCVSSWKRHCPDYEIVKWDIDKCKDIIESIPYLREAESVSKWAFISDYIRLYAVYHEGGIYCDTDVFMYQSFDPFLNNRYFSSIEFTSHYKKNRSWRFLNEDGTKKDPNQMVIPGIALQAAIFGGEGGHPFLKKCMEYYETEKFILPNGELNIKNISPCVYAHAAQQFGFVYKNEMQKLSEGITIYPGDVFLPSINESKVKPFAIHVTNGSWRPLWQRIKGFLRNAPRGSVESRLAAYENKEPLKIQG encoded by the coding sequence ATGATTCCTAAAAAATTACATCTGATTTGGTTTTCTAAGAATAACGCCCCGCTTTCCCCGCTTTCGGAACTTTGCGTTTCTAGCTGGAAGAGGCATTGCCCCGACTACGAAATCGTAAAGTGGGATATTGATAAGTGCAAGGATATTATTGAAAGTATTCCGTACCTCCGTGAAGCGGAAAGCGTTTCTAAATGGGCTTTTATTAGCGATTACATCCGTCTTTATGCGGTTTACCACGAGGGTGGCATTTACTGCGATACAGACGTTTTCATGTACCAGAGTTTTGATCCGTTCCTGAACAACCGCTATTTTTCGAGCATTGAATTTACTTCGCACTATAAGAAAAACAGGTCCTGGAGATTCTTGAACGAAGACGGAACCAAGAAAGACCCGAACCAGATGGTAATTCCGGGGATTGCTTTGCAGGCAGCAATTTTCGGTGGCGAGGGGGGGCACCCGTTCCTTAAAAAGTGCATGGAATATTACGAGACGGAAAAGTTCATTTTGCCGAATGGCGAATTGAATATCAAGAATATTTCGCCGTGCGTTTATGCCCATGCCGCCCAGCAGTTTGGCTTTGTGTACAAGAACGAAATGCAAAAACTTTCCGAAGGGATTACGATTTATCCGGGCGATGTGTTCTTGCCGAGCATTAATGAATCCAAGGTCAAGCCTTTTGCAATTCACGTGACCAACGGCAGCTGGCGCCCGCTGTGGCAGCGTATCAAGGGCTTTCTCAGGAACGCCCCGCGTGGCTCTGTCGAAAGTAGACTCGCTGCTTACGAAAACAAGGAACCTCTTAAGATTCAAGGATAA
- a CDS encoding oligosaccharide flippase family protein, whose protein sequence is MSSAENDQKFLLKSSILNIIGAVLKVSGPALNFVVARYFGKEAFGIYISTQLWVSMMSRAAVLGLDKGLTWYVPQNKLYNRVAHDGIAQSLRLGFYYALLVFAVIVVMALTGSYTIFSGLESLSSTEIILYIMSIVPWVFNLIFAGASEGNRKPQYRIFINDFAVFTFAPLFALIIYFITGDKVYSLPIGLLCANCIAVLIYMRLMPRQFPGMKWLSSEKIPKALLSFSLPIGFSEFVVAFLLRADLWMVLVLLGPEYAGVYAIMVTISNAIKTVRQNFNSILFPVVAGMEPERMKLGLPHVYSYCVSLISTIQIGIGFFIVLFPEETLMLAGKSFVQNPEVLGILLFAGLFDGSFCFTGMVLNGMGKSKFLLKLNVYSLILAVSMNLLLIPKFGLVGAAISTLSFQIFQGIWMNAELLKNGIWPYRRGLWVQFAWAIALLILFVLLNTGFEPEMWQKIAIFVVTTASLVYLVIKRAAEKPPKNV, encoded by the coding sequence ATGTCTTCTGCTGAGAATGATCAGAAATTTTTGCTGAAAAGTTCCATCCTCAACATTATCGGCGCTGTGCTTAAGGTTTCCGGTCCGGCGTTGAATTTTGTGGTGGCGCGTTATTTTGGAAAAGAGGCTTTTGGTATTTATATATCCACCCAGCTTTGGGTGTCGATGATGAGCCGTGCAGCCGTGCTTGGTTTGGACAAGGGCTTGACTTGGTACGTTCCGCAGAATAAGCTTTACAACCGAGTAGCACATGACGGGATTGCTCAGTCGCTTCGCCTTGGTTTTTATTATGCGCTCCTTGTGTTTGCGGTGATTGTCGTGATGGCATTGACGGGCTCTTACACGATATTCTCGGGGCTTGAATCGCTTTCTTCGACGGAAATAATCCTGTACATCATGTCCATTGTCCCGTGGGTATTTAACTTGATTTTTGCGGGGGCGTCGGAAGGAAATCGTAAACCGCAGTATCGCATATTCATTAACGATTTCGCCGTTTTTACCTTTGCACCGCTTTTTGCCTTGATTATTTACTTTATTACGGGTGACAAGGTCTATTCGCTTCCGATCGGCTTGCTGTGCGCCAATTGCATTGCGGTCTTGATTTATATGCGCTTGATGCCGCGCCAGTTCCCTGGAATGAAGTGGCTTTCGTCCGAAAAGATTCCTAAGGCGCTGCTTTCGTTTTCGCTGCCGATTGGCTTTTCTGAATTTGTCGTCGCGTTCTTGTTGAGAGCTGACCTTTGGATGGTCCTCGTGTTGCTTGGTCCTGAATACGCTGGTGTCTATGCCATCATGGTGACGATTTCCAATGCGATTAAGACGGTGCGCCAGAATTTCAATTCCATCCTCTTCCCGGTTGTGGCGGGGATGGAGCCGGAACGAATGAAGCTGGGACTTCCGCATGTGTATTCTTATTGCGTGTCGTTGATTTCGACGATTCAGATTGGCATTGGATTCTTTATTGTGCTTTTCCCGGAAGAGACCTTGATGCTTGCCGGTAAATCATTTGTTCAAAACCCGGAAGTTCTTGGAATTCTCCTTTTTGCAGGACTCTTTGATGGCTCGTTCTGCTTTACAGGCATGGTGCTTAATGGAATGGGCAAGAGCAAGTTCTTGCTGAAGTTGAATGTCTATTCGCTTATTTTGGCGGTGTCCATGAACTTGTTGCTAATCCCGAAATTTGGCTTGGTCGGTGCTGCGATTTCGACACTCAGTTTCCAAATTTTCCAGGGCATTTGGATGAACGCCGAGCTTTTGAAAAACGGAATTTGGCCTTATCGCCGTGGGTTGTGGGTGCAGTTTGCGTGGGCGATTGCTCTGCTTATCCTGTTTGTGCTCCTGAATACTGGATTTGAACCTGAAATGTGGCAGAAAATCGCCATTTTTGTGGTGACTACCGCATCTCTCGTTTATCTGGTCATCAAGCGAGCTGCCGAAAAACCGCCAAAAAATGTATAG
- a CDS encoding glycosyltransferase — protein MRLGFVVLHYNVVAETEKCVASILERIDTDDFEIVVVDNCSPNKSGPQVKALFEGKAHVSVILNEENLGFARGNNVGFRFLKNEKKCDFIVMLNNDTYLIQDDFYKVILDEYEQSHFAVLGPEIHCPNGINANPVKDKLMTVAELERKRARWRRIRVRNILHLGFLDTWYSFFADRLGPGPNSYQPANDRRQVNVELHGCCLVFSPDYVARYDGLNSGTFMYQEEDILYAEMLRDKMLMVYNPALKIYHMENASTNSVCKGSRKKKIFVYTNYLASSEVLLNVLKDIEKVH, from the coding sequence ATGCGTCTAGGCTTTGTTGTACTTCACTATAATGTTGTCGCTGAAACAGAAAAGTGCGTCGCATCGATCCTGGAACGGATTGATACCGATGATTTTGAGATTGTCGTTGTCGATAATTGCTCTCCGAATAAGTCTGGGCCTCAAGTAAAGGCGCTGTTTGAAGGCAAAGCTCATGTGTCCGTCATTTTGAACGAAGAAAATCTAGGCTTTGCACGTGGGAACAATGTGGGTTTCCGCTTTTTGAAGAACGAAAAGAAGTGCGATTTTATCGTGATGCTGAACAACGATACGTACTTGATTCAGGATGATTTTTACAAGGTCATTCTGGATGAATATGAGCAAAGCCATTTTGCCGTTTTAGGCCCTGAAATCCATTGCCCGAACGGGATTAACGCAAACCCAGTCAAAGACAAGCTGATGACGGTTGCAGAACTCGAGCGCAAAAGGGCGCGCTGGCGCCGAATCCGCGTGAGAAACATTCTGCATTTGGGCTTTTTAGACACTTGGTACTCGTTCTTTGCTGATCGCCTGGGACCTGGGCCGAACAGCTACCAACCCGCTAATGACCGCCGCCAAGTCAATGTGGAATTGCACGGCTGCTGCCTTGTGTTTTCGCCCGACTATGTAGCCCGTTACGACGGCTTGAATTCGGGAACGTTCATGTACCAGGAAGAAGATATCCTGTATGCTGAAATGCTCCGTGACAAGATGCTCATGGTTTACAATCCGGCGTTGAAGATTTACCACATGGAAAACGCATCGACGAATTCGGTCTGCAAGGGATCCCGTAAAAAGAAAATATTTGTCTATACAAATTATCTAGCTTCGTCTGAAGTCTTGCTGAACGTTCTGAAAGATATTGAAAAGGTGCATTAA